GTGTATAGAGGGAATAAGTAAACTTGTCATACTGAGCCTACAGCTCTTATTCTAACCTCTAACTATTTGAAATACATTCCCCACCGACTCGAAAAAAGCTCAAAATTCGCAAGTATTTTAGTCATTAGTATTTAAGCCATGTTCTGGAGCTCTAAGTTGTTGAGTCTCAAAAACTGCATGGAAACAAGCATCATGGTTCTTGAAGAGACTTCCAAAATGAGCTGTTAATCATTATATACGCATATGGATGCAAAGTTAAGGTTATGCCTCCAGGAAGGCAACTGCCCCAGGCCTCGGTGGGAATTTATCATCCAAGACTTTTTCTTCCTGGTATCTGCAGATTGCAACTTCAGCTGGCTCTTAAAAGTCTTGATTTTATACCTCTGGGCTGTTCAATACTCCCATGCCAGTCCTTGTAAAGCCTATTACTTTGGACCTAGTGTTTTGTGGAAActtaaaacagaaaaagtagGCGACTTTTGGAGTCACTGTTATTTCCATGAAAGGCAAAGAAGTTGATGGAGATTGCTTGGCATGGAGTTTGAAGCAGAAACAAGGGTCGGTGCCTTGCTATATTTATGGGCGTAAAAAATAACTTCATCTTGGTACTAAAAACCAAATTTGGGATTCAATCTATCGACTTGTGAGTAATGATTTGCAAGGATATCATACTCAACAAGGGTTAGTCAAGTGTGCCATAGCGCTGAATAATCCTATTGAGCAGATCCCCCTGATGTGTAAGCATCACCACCAATAAAACATATAGCAATTTGATCCTTTTTCTGTTATGAAATAATGCCAGCATCTACCTTCCCGATCTCCTAATTTCCAAACCTTTGATGTCACATGGACTTAGTGTGACATATTTACTGTGTAGAAAGTTTGTGAAATAAAGATGCAGTTTTTAGTCATGCTAAAAAAAAATTACTGCTCTTCAATGTCATGGTTTCCACATCCTATCCGTTTTGTTGGTTGTATGAAAACCATTGGTGGTCATGAGTGTGCCACTGATTTTGTACTTGTGAAATCAATGAATGAAGTGATTCAAGCAAGCGAAGATGGTGGTCTCGTCTCTTTTATAGCCTAGCAAAGAGACCTTTCTAGGTGTTTTCTCATGATGTAAGAACCAAATACCTTAATCTAGACCATTGCAGTGATGAGAAAGTATCCCAATCTCTGCCTTCtccttatttaattttattttatttttgctttcGCGGTTTGATAAACTGACACTACCTTTCACAAACATGGATCTATAATTCTTCTTCATATGTCCAACTTCTCCACTTTGGTAGTTTCAAATTTTCAAGTTTCTcaagtcttttaattttttattgtgCCTCACCTTCTTTATGTTGCATTTGGAAATTCTTTtgtccatattaaaaaaaaagttgtgtgtgtgtgtgttttcattTTAACAATCAGAATGCCATGTTTTTACCAGAAACTGGAACTTATTTATTTGCATCTCCTTGGCTTTTTTGCTTTGATAAAGATTTTAGGTGAGACTTGCAACTTTCATTAATCTTCGACGCATCATTTCTTCACAGTTCCATCTATCTCTCCTATTGATATATTTCAAGGAATTCTTATTAGTGATACTGAATGATACCTGAGCTCTGTAATCTTACACAGCCCTTTCATTATCCTTTTTAGTTTTTGACCTTTCTAATCTCTTTGAGCAAGAGTTGGAGATAGATACCAATCATGGGCACCAGTCGTATTAATGTGTATAAGTGTattagaaacttttctttcagTTTTAGCGTCCATCACTTTTACAGAACTCACATGTCTAATGATCATTGCTTCCTTACAGATTATTCACAATGGATGTGCCTATGTCATTGATGGAGATGTCTATTTCTCTGTTGACAATTTCCCTGACTATGGTCGCTTATCTGGACGAAAGTTGGAAGATAATCGAGCAGGTGGACGGGTTGCCGTTGACTCAAGAAAGAAAAACCCTGCTGATTTTGCATTATGGAAAGTGAGCAATCAGCTCCAGTATTTCTCTGAGTGTTCTTTAAGGTGGTTTTGTGTTGTCAATGAAgatctttattttaattttgcAATCATTTTCCAATGTTGCAGTCTGCAAAGCCTGGTGAGCCAAGCTGGGAGAGCCCTTGGGGCCCTGGAAGACCAGGATGGCATATTGAATGCAGTGCCATGAGTACCCATTATTTAAGTCCGGCCTTCGATATCCATGGTGGAGGGATGGATCTAATCTTTCCCCATCATGAGAATGAGATTGCACAGAGCTGTGCTGCGTGCCAAGAGAGCAATGTGAGCTATTGGATGCATAATGGTTTTGTCACTGAGAACAATGAAAAAATGTCCAAGTCACTAGGAAATTTTTTCACAATCCGTGAGGTAAGCAAACCTATTGTATGTGTTGGgaaaatttcttattttctattttgcctaAAAAATGGGTGTTGATGTATTTGAGTCAAACATCTTTGCAATGCCACTTGCATGAATGATATAGGTCATGACCAAGTAATTGTGTTGTAGATCTCCAAATTGTACCATCCGTTGGCCTTGAGAATTTTCTTGATGGGCACGCATTATCGATCACCTGTCAATCACTCAAGTGAAATGCTGGAAATTGCATCAGAGCGTGTTTTCTACATCTATCAGGTATATAAAGttcattatattttaaaatgttcAGCTTCCGAATGGAAATGTATATGTATTTGGCATACGTAACATGACCAATGTGTTTTTTCTGTATCATCTGTGCAGACTTTGCATGACTGTGAAGTCGTTCTATCCCCATTTCGAGAAGGGAACCTCAAGGATCGAGTCACGCCTGATACCCAGAAGTGCATCAATAAGTTTCGAACAGATTTCCAGACTTCAATGGCAGATGACCTGCATACTTCTGAGGTTTTGACTTCTCTTTTGGAACCATTGAAGACCATTAACACTGTTCTGAATTCCTTGAAGGTAATACCTTCTCTTTGAAGACATCTTGACGATCATGCACTTCCCTTTCCTGTACTAGAGTATGTAGGCTGCATTTGGCAGAGCTTTGACTATTCTCTTTCTGACAGAAGCAGAAGCAGCAGCTGCAGCAGCAGTTACTGATTCAGTCTCTTGTTGCTTTGGAGAAAGAAGTAAAATTTATTCTAAATATTCTGGGGCTTCTGGCATCTTCTTCTTATTCCGAGGTATTTTATACTTCTAATCATGTGACATGCTAGGATCACATGAGAGGTTGAAGGGGTGATTCATGCCATGTGCCAACTTTGCATACGTATGCTGGGTCATTCACCAGGTGGGGTACACTCTATACACTGATCAATGGGCCTGGCCCAAGTCCAAATTTTGCATAGGCCGGCATGTCAGGCCCAGCCCAAATAGTTGAAAATCTGGGCCAAAGCCAACCCCCTGCCCGGCCCGTGACAGCCATAGTCTTATGCAACCAACACGTATGGCCTGCATGATGAGTGAACCTTGATCTTCTGCCCGGCCATTGACAGCCAGTCTTATGCAACCAACACGTATGGCCTGCACAATGAGTGGTCGTCGATCTTCCGGCTGGGGCATGCTCACAGTGGTTCCCTCCCAGTGAGTGACCTGGATCCTGGACACCACTGTGTCGACACATTTACTGCAAATAACCACCTCTTAGTGCAAATTGCGCTGGCATCTCTCTACAATCTTAATAGGCATGGAGGATGAGATGTCATTGCATgataaaagtttcaaaaaaaatggccttcttattcttttttttttttttccctttcaatttGACAGCTTCTGCAGCAGTTGAAGGATAAAGCATTGGGGAGAGCAGGTTTGACGGAGGATCAAGTGCTGCAGCAAATTGAGGAAAGGACTTTAGCGAGAAATGAAAAAGACTGGGGGAAATCTGACCAGATAAGGAAAGCTTTGTCTCTTAAAGGTATCGGTCTCATGGATGTCCCTGAAGGAACGATATGGAGACCATGCCTGCCAAATCAACAATAATGACAGCATTTTGCCTATTCAATTGAGGGTGCAAAAGCATGATCACTTGGGAGTCCCGTTGAAGAGAGTATCCAGATCAATTTTTCAATGACCCATACCTGTTGTTACGGCTGTGAGGTAATTATTCACGGGCAAATTTAGAATGAAATGCCCTTGAAGATTGTTTTTCATTGATTTTGTTGTTGTCTGATAAGATCTGTTAAACATAGGCTGTGAGACCAGACTCCTTGGGGTTGTCAAACAGGGACTGTCAGATTTCCAAACAGTCTTGAGGTTCTACCCTTTGGTTTAGTTGTCGAAATGCTGTCTGTAAGTTACTGAGATGACCCTTGATCTTGAATCAAGCACCAGTGTCAGGTTATACGATCATTATGTAAGTCAACAAGAAAGGGTAGAATCAGTGTTTTTGTTACTGGCAATAATATCGATATTTTGTCTGGGACTTGATTTCttcttaaatccatgttaatgtgtgattctcatgcattgagaTAGATTTGAGTGGGAATAAGTTCATTTAAGaagaatatttaaaaaatctgtctatttaaaaaaaataattttccaTTTGAAAATTGTTCTTTGTTtgggatgcatggttgtataaTGAAATGCGTATGTATCTGTGGATGCTTGCATgtatggatggaccatgcacgTATGTATGTTTATGTATGTAAGGACATGAATGGATGTGTGGATGATTGGTTGCATGCATGGTTAGacgtgtatgcatgcatggatggattggtggacaaatggatggttggatggttagacatTTGCATGAGAGATGAACGCAATAGTTACATGTGCACATGTATTCCTCGCTTAGTGGCAGActcgcaagagtttcaacactaaggtcatgggttcaggtacccattgtggtgtgtgtgggtgcaaGGTTGTGTGCCTTAAAAAACAATGTATTCATAATTCATGGATGGATGGGCAATTGGATGGACAGATGGTTACTACAGCACTAATTTTTTAGTGACATCATGTGTTTTAAACGTCCATTGAATGAAAAATTATTTTGCATATTACTTTTTTGCAATTCTTTTATTctgaaatatgtaaatatgtatttTACCATCTCCTGTTGTTTTTTACTAAAAAATTTCCACCGTTTTTCCAATGTTTCTTCGAGTATACATTTCCTAGTGGCAATATCAATGCATGTTTCTATATTTTTGGACACTAACGATGTGAACCATGGGTAGGATAAAATGAGGAGCCTGAGTATGGGTGTCTCACGTCAAAGGTAGGAGGAAATAATCAATTACTAGTCAAACCTGTCGTTTTGCATCAGTTATATCGGTGTAGAATGATCTTTGCCAGAACAGGATAGATGGCCACTTGTATGGATTgatcttttttttgttttctctgttagcttgttagtacaccccactgtcagttcacacttcactgttagccacccccactagggatcgataccaagacctcagtgttgaaacgaggtatctttcactcagtctaccacttgagatatggatcagggtgttgtATGTATGGATTGATCTTGCCAGATCATAACAGATGGCCTTTTGATTGGTCTTATGCATTGTTTAGAGCATCCtagatattattgaaatattcttGGTATTATCAATATCTCTAGCTCAGAGATTACCCATAAAACTGATAGTATCAGAAATTCttggtattagcaatgtatcgctaattaTCATCAATGTattaatatcaccaatatttttgaccgtataaattccaagtgtcacttATATCTCCAATGTATCACTAATATTTTGACCTAAATTTCAGGTGTCGCTCATATCGCCAGTGTATcagtgatattttgataatatcattactatattgatatcgccaaatatctgtttattaaaaaaattattacaattttttctAAAAGCACATGAAtgtatgcagtgttcaaattgttgaCTATAATATCgcaatatcgagaccacaatACTATAGTTATCTCAACATGGGCAAATTCAAGACCACAATACTTTTTCTTTGCAGTTGTCATAATTTCTtgggaaaatattatgttgtcaatattctgaaatatcaatggatgtttggatggataaaTGGAACCAATTTCTTGTGACATTACATGCATTTAGCcttttattaaatgaaaacttattatgtatgtattctttttataatttgttattcataaatatataaatatatgtattttagtatcttctaaagtttcattgaaaaattccttcGTTTCCCCATATTTCTCCACATTTTcggttatcagcaatattatcaaCGATATTGAAATTGTTTCCATATCTCCAACCAACTGATACCGGTCCTATAAAATGGACTTCACTCACATGAACACCATGCTTTGGTTGCATACAGCTAGCCCTTGTGCATGGACCCCATCTCATGGCTTCTGTTCGTTTTCTTTTGTCCGAAGGTAGGCCCCTGTTGTTTCCTTCGATCATATTTGAGCAGCCCTCCCTCCTACTGATTTTCCAGCTTCTCATGTTTAATTGTCAcctccattttttcttttattctctctctctctctctctctctctctctctctctctgtctctctctctctctctttgtatgcTTATTAGTGactacatttccatgcatacAGCACAATTTTGATTGTCAGCAGGTATTTGGTAAGTGactacatttccatgcatacAGCACAATTTTGATTGTCAGCAGGTATTTGGTTGCTCAGAGACAGTTCCGTTTTGTTCCTAAAATGGATTAATCTTGCAAAATACACATTTCTATTCAAAATAGGAATTTACATTTCAAGAGATTACTTTCTTCCAATTGCATTCGGGTCTTTTTATTCATAATCAATATAGATCATCCATTCCTTGGCCAACTATTGGACATTCGAATCTCATCAACATGATTCCCACAAGGCATAGAAAGCACAAGGGGAGACAATAAACTATCCAaattggtgattttttttttcttttttatgacaACTGGACGTTCCCACCTCAAAAGGGGTGAGACTATTCTCtgtggatacacgcaatcacccgccaGCCAACCACATGCATCGGGTAATCTACATGGAGTGGAATCCAAATTAGTGATCAGGCCTTTTATAGTTTACTTATATAATTGCTTCTATAAAAAGAGAAGGAGATGACTGaatcatttaaaaaaacaaaagccaAAAGACAAACAAAAGGGCAACCAAAAAATATAAGGCAACTCTACATCTCCAAACACTCACATCTCTCTTTCTCCGAAGGTCATGTAAAATAGCAAAAAGGACAACTCTCCAAATCGATTTACTGCACATCACCTGCCAACCTCCTATGAGCCTATGACCTCGAAATGGATGAAACTCATATAAATGATTTGAATGTTAGTTTTATGGACAATTAATCAAATGGTCCAGATATGTAAACAGTCAACTTGATCACAATGGACTTCTTTAAGCAGATATTTTTCATCCGTTGCTCATGCCCATAGCAGCCAACACGAAACAGGTCCTCATGGACCAGTGCCCCTGGTGGGACCCTATGCTCAGTTGCAACTACTACTGCCAGAAATGGGTCACATCAGGACACGGCCATGTCATGGAAGTGACCCCTAGAGGGAAGTCCGGGTACCTAATCACATTGATTATTGACTGGATTATCCTAACCATCAGAcaatagcatgaaaaatggatagtCAATATCAAGCAAGAAATCGGATTCAGTATgtttttatcgtactgagtaaactcttttgggcccaccgtgaatgtatgtggtttatccacaccgtcaatccgttttgtcagctcattaggggttgagatcaaaattgaagcatatccaaagctcaagtggaccacacgacatatGTATGTGTTATTATGAATATACATGTGACTATACGAAGGATACTTGTATGTACATTTAATTAGAACACGAGATACATGTGTGGCACATACTAAATTAAGGGGGAAAACAAAAAGTTGCACGTGGCACAGACTAAATTTTTTTGAAACACAAGCGCAACAGAccttttggaagcttgttaaataAAAGGAGAGCAGCATTTACCTTGAAAGTTACTTTCCCAGAAAGTATTTGGAGAGTAAAAATACAGGGAGTGGGCTGAGAAAATGTTTTCAGAACTTTTTCGGTGAAAACGCACTATTGGAAAATGTTTCCCAGCTAAAAGTGAGAACGAAGAGAAATCTCATTTTATTGGGTAGCATTTTCCACCCAAATACTTGCCGAACTCCCAAACAAGTCCTTAATATCATAGCATCACTTGGAAGTCACAAAAGCTTGCAAGTTTACTGTTGGGCACATATGGTGTATCAATGAGTGTCAAGACACCCTATGGAATCAAAATTTACTGTGTGAAACATGGTTGCAATGTATACTATCAAAATGAGGGCCTTCAAAAAACATTTGAAAATCAATTCATGGACTTCTAAAAATTGCATAATTTTTTTACTATAATTAGATCATTTACTCAAACGAAAATGTACGTTAGAGACAGGAATTGATTTAGGTAATGACCTTACTATCTGATCAACGACAAACAACCCAATTAGGCAAGTGAATCATGGTTACAGTTACAGAGAGAAATTTTATGAAGGTTTTATGATCCTTCAAAGGTTCGAATGTTCATATTGAAATAAGGTTAATAAGGTTGTTTTATCTCATTTCCATTCTCATGAAATCTTACCCACTGGAGATTCATGAAAAGATGGACTGACAAATTTGGACCGTTCAAAATGATGACCCATcaataaatatgaaaaaaaataataattcttgATTGGGTCCAAATTGCCAGGAAAAATACAGAAAACCAACAATGTGCATTTATTCTCATGTGCTGCTGCAATCAGAGGATTTCATGAAGAGTAGAGAATTTATGATTTTACATTTAAATTACTCTACGACCTTTCCAGCAATGGTTGAAAGAAGAGACACGACCATTTTTGCCACTGAGCATAGTTTAAGCAGATTCAATAACAAGAGTAACATCTGTTGGCATCGCGGGAGGTGCTCTGTCTCCCAAACAGCTATGAAGGAATAAGCAAAAATATCACTGAGGCAAAGCTCAATGTGGCGGCCCATATCCGAAAAACAGGAAGGCCATCAGCATGCTCGTTAAAGGAACCGATATGTTATCATCCACAACCTCTGTAATTGGAAGCGATTCCACCAATGTAGCCACAAACGAAATAAGGGCTACTTTTTCCACAGTCGAAACCCAATCCAACCGCAGATATCCCAGACTCGCAAAGTAGTAGAGCATCCTACAACAGTCCATTTTCAAATCTGTCAAGACCACCAGACAAGCGAGTGCACTCTAATGCAactaaaaatctgaaaatccaaTGAACTTAACAAATCAAGAAATCacaacttttctttctttttttaatttccttttatttttgtaTGGTGGATGAGAAATTAAAACCAACCCAATGGAAACAGCAAAACCGAATAAACACATGCAAATGCTTCCGATCCAACTCTTCTGTTGATTGTAAGGAAGTTTTAGTGCCCCAAACCTTCTCCCCATGATATCAGCAAATCCTACATGTGTAAAAGTCAAGGCTGAGACACACATAAGTGGAAGAACGCCAAAAACAAGAGCAAAATGTGGGTTTGATGAAAGGAGTTACCATCCCCACCACTCATTATACCCAAGGGGATCACTCCAATGGGAGACTCGCGCCAGAATACTAGAGCACACAACATCAACACCAGAACATAATACAGTGGACCGCGAAGCAATTCCCTGCAAGTAACCAGGCCGATCAAGCAACATTGCTGAAATATAGCAGTAGAATCAAGGGGCAGATGGAAATTGAAGTTATTACTCAGGCTTCCCATCCCGTGTGACAGATTTCACCAGACCCTCATCAGTGGCAATCGAGAGACCATAAACAAGAAGCCTTAAGCAATTCAGGAGGGGGACCACAGCTGCAAAATAGCGTGCCTCTGTAGAGGTGCTGCAGAAATGGGCGAGACGGCAATTTACTAAGGGTTGATGATATGAGAGAGATGGGAACTAAACAAAAATAAAGGAGTTATTACAGTGCTTGACCTGAACATATCCATAGCATACACTCatgtttcagtttgtacaagtgggacaaATGGTTCCGCGATCCAAACCAGTGATAGGATTGCATCACCATGGATGCCCCATGCACCAAAGATTCAATGGCTATGATCTTTCAATCTCAGAGATTGTTGATATGTGGCATCCACAATGGGATCATAGGATCAAGGTCTGGATATCTGAACCATTTGTTGCACTGCACAAGCTGAAAACCTGCGCATACCAAAGATATTCTCAGGTCAAGCACTGTATAATACCTCAAGCACAAATGCCCCCACATGACAATGTGACATGTGTGCAGGATCCAGGATGTTCATTGGGTGGTCCCCACAGTGAATGTTCCTTGGATGATAGATCTGGACAGTCCATTTatcagatgggcctcacaagTACAAAGACATAGTGGTTAGACAAAATGATAGCcagcagtccacattcaacatgcaTGCATTGCTCAACGATTGAGTGGGCAGCCTGCTTAAGGCATACAGTAAGGGGATGTCATTAACATCTCGCATCCAATGCACATATACTGTTGGCATGTGTTGGGAATTTTTGTTGGGCTCTTGGAGATAGGCCTTCTGCAATTAGCACTCCTCAAATAAAATAGAAGGTTTATTGATATAGAAGAGACGAATACCTGAAAAGTGGCCAAGAAGCCATGAAGAGAAGCCCTGATAATACATGCACCAGCTTCCTGCTCAGCTTCTGGTCTTAAGCCAGACAGATATATCTGAGAGTTGAGATGTGATAGATGGATAGACATACAGAGAGAAAGAGACGCAACTATTACATGCATGTCAAAAAGGCCGAGCAAGTAATGTATGGTCCTGGAGGGGCAATTGCCAAGCACAAAAGCACCCACACATTTGGAAAGCCATGGTCATTAATCAATTCATGTGCATCAGCATTAGGTGACAAGGCATTTGTCTACCTTAAGAGTGTTACAGCAAAGTAGCTTAAGAGAAGACAATTCCATTGTGGTGGTAGCAAAGGCATCTCGATCACCTTCTTGTGAAGCAGCCCCGTGTATCCCTTGCCTTAATGGATACCTTCTTGTACCTTCTTTTTCTTAACAAGTCTTCTCTCTCGTGTGTCCATTGCCTTAATGGATACCTACTTCCATTTTCTCGATAACTCCTTTCCCAAGTAAGAGAAGAAAGCAATGAGAACCTGCCCATCTTATGTAGGCAAGTGTCACCAAAAACAATACGTTCTAACATTACATGAGGGATCCCATTGTCATAGCCAATGGGTCCCACTGGCAACCTCAGTACATTAGACCATGGACTTCTATTGGACCCACCCCTAAAATGATGTGAGCCCTGATTGAGCAGATCCCTATTGCAAACCAAGTTGCAGGGTGCAAAAGGAATCCCGATGGATAGGAAAACAGTATTAAGTTCTAAATGTTTGGGTACATATGGGTATGGCCACTCTGAATGAGAACTTTGCTGGCATTGGCTAGGATTTTCCCAAGGGTGTGTTTATGTCCAGGTAGTATTTGTTGCAGGGCCCATCATATCAGTCCTAATTCACTGACTGGGTAATTGAAAGCATTTGGAGCATGAAAGAATCAATACTCCTTCATTCATTTGTACGAAAGCAATTGAATGCACAAATAACCCTAGGTCACTATAAGTTTAAAGGAGGAACTATAGGATCCACGTACTTTGCACACTATACACCGGTTTTCCAGTCTAACAAGTGGGAACcatgtgtcatccaatccattggtCTGCTGAGTACCACCACGGATGGAGCATACTCCCAGATAGGAAGATTATCAAGACCAATACAAGGACCTAGTTAAATATGAACCCTTGTTGCATATCTTCTCAACCACCTCTCAGAAGGCCACAAGcaaaaggttaagattgttcagTTGAGAATTTTCAGGTATCCAAGTTAGAATATAACAGACCATCAGTCTAGATTATCCAA
This region of Magnolia sinica isolate HGM2019 chromosome 1, MsV1, whole genome shotgun sequence genomic DNA includes:
- the LOC131252992 gene encoding cysteine--tRNA ligase, chloroplastic/mitochondrial-like isoform X1 — translated: MGNPEFQIFNTMTKQKEVFKPKIPGKVSMYVCGVTAYDFSHIGHARVYVAFDVLYRYLQHLGYEVNYVRNFTDVDDKIIRRANELGEDPLSLSSRFSKEFLDDMAALQCLPPTHEPRVSDHMTQIKDMIAQIIHNGCAYVIDGDVYFSVDNFPDYGRLSGRKLEDNRAGGRVAVDSRKKNPADFALWKSAKPGEPSWESPWGPGRPGWHIECSAMSTHYLSPAFDIHGGGMDLIFPHHENEIAQSCAACQESNVSYWMHNGFVTENNEKMSKSLGNFFTIREISKLYHPLALRIFLMGTHYRSPVNHSSEMLEIASERVFYIYQTLHDCEVVLSPFREGNLKDRVTPDTQKCINKFRTDFQTSMADDLHTSEVLTSLLEPLKTINTVLNSLKKQKQQLQQQLLIQSLVALEKEVKFILNILGLLASSSYSELLQQLKDKALGRAGLTEDQVLQQIEERTLARNEKDWGKSDQIRKALSLKGIGLMDVPEGTIWRPCLPNQQ
- the LOC131253013 gene encoding probable phytol kinase, chloroplastic isoform X1, which translates into the protein MGRTIVSLGSSAALSFTLPPHRHRLLLLSKPRPLPRYFNLPLPSPAFLNPKLSCAPTVLRAPQCALHSHIDRSAFLQDAGATALVTAGAYMLVLAFDLLTKRNLVEQKLSRKLVHVLSGLLFMASWPLFSTSTEARYFAAVVPLLNCLRLLVYGLSIATDEGLVKSVTRDGKPEELLRGPLYYVLVLMLCALVFWRESPIGVIPLGIMSGGDGFADIMGRRFGALKLPYNQQKSWIGSICMCLFGFAVSIGMLYYFASLGYLRLDWVSTVEKVALISFVATLVESLPITEVVDDNISVPLTSMLMAFLFFGYGPPH
- the LOC131252992 gene encoding cysteine--tRNA ligase CPS1 homolog, chloroplastic/mitochondrial-like isoform X3, whose product is MGNPEFQIFNTMTKQKEVFKPKIPGKVSMYVCGVTAYDFSHIGHARVYVAFDVLYRYLQHLGYEVNYVRNFTDVDDKIIHNGCAYVIDGDVYFSVDNFPDYGRLSGRKLEDNRAGGRVAVDSRKKNPADFALWKSAKPGEPSWESPWGPGRPGWHIECSAMSTHYLSPAFDIHGGGMDLIFPHHENEIAQSCAACQESNVSYWMHNGFVTENNEKMSKSLGNFFTIREISKLYHPLALRIFLMGTHYRSPVNHSSEMLEIASERVFYIYQTLHDCEVVLSPFREGNLKDRVTPDTQKCINKFRTDFQTSMADDLHTSEVLTSLLEPLKTINTVLNSLKKQKQQLQQQLLIQSLVALEKEVKFILNILGLLASSSYSELLQQLKDKALGRAGLTEDQVLQQIEERTLARNEKDWGKSDQIRKALSLKGIGLMDVPEGTIWRPCLPNQQ
- the LOC131252992 gene encoding cysteine--tRNA ligase, chloroplastic/mitochondrial-like isoform X2, with the translated sequence MSAASPPTISATSATLVSTSLSTSSTVNGLCYLVPGQVVMLMGCDVIFAFLNLSRYLQHLGYEVNYVRNFTDVDDKIIRRANELGEDPLSLSSRFSKEFLDDMAALQCLPPTHEPRVSDHMTQIKDMIAQIIHNGCAYVIDGDVYFSVDNFPDYGRLSGRKLEDNRAGGRVAVDSRKKNPADFALWKSAKPGEPSWESPWGPGRPGWHIECSAMSTHYLSPAFDIHGGGMDLIFPHHENEIAQSCAACQESNVSYWMHNGFVTENNEKMSKSLGNFFTIREISKLYHPLALRIFLMGTHYRSPVNHSSEMLEIASERVFYIYQTLHDCEVVLSPFREGNLKDRVTPDTQKCINKFRTDFQTSMADDLHTSEVLTSLLEPLKTINTVLNSLKKQKQQLQQQLLIQSLVALEKEVKFILNILGLLASSSYSELLQQLKDKALGRAGLTEDQVLQQIEERTLARNEKDWGKSDQIRKALSLKGIGLMDVPEGTIWRPCLPNQQ
- the LOC131253013 gene encoding phytol kinase 1, chloroplastic isoform X2, with protein sequence MGRTIVSLGSSAALSFTLPPHRHRLLLLSKPRPLPRYFNLPLPSPAFLNPKLSCAPTVLRAPQCALHSHIDRSAFLQDAGATALVTAGAYMLVLAFDLLTKRNLVEQKLSRKLVHVLSGLLFMASWPLFRELLRGPLYYVLVLMLCALVFWRESPIGVIPLGIMSGGDGFADIMGRRFGALKLPYNQQKSWIGSICMCLFGFAVSIGMLYYFASLGYLRLDWVSTVEKVALISFVATLVESLPITEVVDDNISVPLTSMLMAFLFFGYGPPH